The Ananas comosus cultivar F153 linkage group 22, ASM154086v1, whole genome shotgun sequence genome segment CAAGGATAGCTAACTAACAAAGTGTCTAGCCAAGAATATGAGGATTCCAAAGTAACGATCACTCGAAGAGAGAGACGGGAAGGTCTTTTTTTGACGTTTGAATTATGTAGATGGGGTCTTAAATTGCGAGTGTTCTGCTGTCAGATTAATTTACCAGCAAAAGACATATGAAAGATACCTTCTCTGAAGTTGCTCTTGAATCTTCTAGGCAGATGACGAAGGTACCTCATCCTCCCAGTGCCCGTGGTCTTCCTCCTGATGGCCTTGACACTCCAGTTATCTGTTAATCAAGTTCAATTCAAATAAGGTGCGGGCTAAATCAACAAAGATTGCAAAAACCAACTGATGCAAACAATAGAAATGAATGGAACATTAAAAGTGCATTCAGCTTGAAGTTGTGTGACAACAGACAACTCGCAATGGAAGACACAGTTAGTATATAGAGTATGGAGGAATAATGGTTAAGCAGCAGGTTTGGAACATTTAGGATGAATTTGACCATGGCAAAATCAATTAGATTTGTCCTACAGTCATATAAGCAACTCACATAGATTAGAATGCAGGATAagcattcggatgactattaaCTAGATCAGAAACAACCAATAAAAATCTCGGACAAATCACTTCTTTGAATATCTTCATGCAGAAAGATTCAACGCAAAATTTGAGATGAGAATATAAGGCACATACCAGGAAAGAGTTTGCGAACAATGTTTGATACACTAATTCAACATCTTAATTATCTTACTCCAAATCAAAGTCCACGAACTTCTCAAGCATTAAGAGTTTGCAAGCAATTATAGATGATATTGCAAAAGAGTCCAATACTTGCAAAATGAGTTTGCAACTCAAATTGTAACATTTTCGGATGAGAAACAGTTTGGTGAATCATAAACTAGCAATCTCGATATTTCAATTCAGCCTCATGCGTTTTGTGAAATTCGGTTACACTTTGTGGTTTTGGCCCATCGTTCCCTAATTACATTCTAAACCTCATAATTATTTGAGTTTGCCCATCATAAGAGAAGCTAATCATTTCGCGATGCACCTAAATAAGAGAATCAAATCAACATTAACCAATTTCAACAAattgatcaaaaaaaaaattccactaACATAACAAAGAACACTAGAAAAAGAAGCATCAATCCAAAGTTCTAATCTTTCAATGATaggaaaaagaaagggaaaagagaagaaCATTGGGCCAAATTAAAATTACGAGAGATCTAAACGAAGATGAAGTAGTAGGAGATGCATCACGAAGGGAACTCACACTTGCGGATCCGAGCCGCGGGGTAGCCACAAGAGGCGCAGGTGCTCTTCTGGATGTGGAAGCTCCTGCGTCCGCACCTGACGCACAAAGTGTGCGTCTTGTTCCTCCGCTTCCCGAAGCTCCCCGTGCCCTTCCCCTGCAACGGGAGGAGACGAAACCGacattagggttagggtttcgcgAACGATCTAGGGTTTGCGACGACGAATGATCGGAGGATTACCATGACGCTCCGGGCTCTCCTTAGCTCCTCCGCACGTCAACGGCTCGGCGACGAAACCAAAACCCTAGCGAGCGGAGGCGGAGCAGAGCACATTATATGCGGCTATGCATGCAGAAGTGTGAAATTACAGGATTGCCCCCCGCTTATTGCATGTGCGATGCACGGGTTTATCCGCTATGCACGCATACGCACCCGATACCCAAACGGGACCCGACCCGATTCTCTTCAGCATCCGACCAAACAATTAAAATTCGAACTCGCAAAAGTAAACCCATCTAACGCCTCGCAGAGGACGCCCCCTTTTCTTTTCCCCCAAAATGGCGTGTCACACCACTCACCATcttctccaaaaccctaaaccctcgaTCCTTCTCCCTACACTACCCACCTCCTCCGCGATCGCCTCTCTAAAAATGTGATCGTCGAGTTCTTCGCCTTAttgtaggattttttttttttttggagctgAATCACTTATTTTTCGGAGGTTTCAGGTACTTTGCTGtgtttcttcctctctttctctctaatttcTGTGTTTTTACGTTTTATCTCTCTTTAATCTACGAGTTTCTGCGTTAGATGAGCTCTTTGGGCATGCATTTTGTGGCGATTTTTGTGTgcattgtcattttttttttctctttttttacttgTCTATTTCTATTGCTATTGAGCATT includes the following:
- the LOC109727698 gene encoding 60S ribosomal protein L37-3-like is translated as MGKGTGSFGKRRNKTHTLCVRCGRRSFHIQKSTCASCGYPAARIRKYNWSVKAIRRKTTGTGRMRYLRHLPRRFKSNFREGTQAASSKKGAAVAAS